In Mastacembelus armatus chromosome 5, fMasArm1.2, whole genome shotgun sequence, a single genomic region encodes these proteins:
- the c5h1orf159 gene encoding uncharacterized protein C1orf159 homolog — MALSFLLVLAATVILIRPETPVTKALHQNSLECCGEKQKANNSCSNDTHCEPGCFFRVLENSNTVCIFCDSAAVDLDNVTVCTYNYTVERKNHTTVTTVIPKIGGPGVAASLLLGTLLISLFLILSVASFFYLKRSNQLPSIFYRRNKAFIFQPSETAVMIPSSSVRKPRYVRRERPSASTMNNATIPSTSTTQVYNV, encoded by the exons ATGGCTCTGTCATTCCTTTTGGTCTTGGCTGCCACTGTGATTCTTATCAGACCAGAGACACCTGTAACTAAG GCCTTACATCAAAACTCCCTTGAGTGctgtggtgagaaacagaaagcaaacaaTTCATGTTCAAATGACACTCATTGTGAACCAG GGTGCTTCTTTCGTGTCCTTGAGAACAGCAACACTGTTTGTATATTCTGTGACTCAGCAGCTGTGGATTTGGACAATGTAACCGTCTGCACCTATA attacacagtggagaggaaaaatcaTACAACTGTAACTACTGTTATTCCTAAAATTG gagGGCCAGGCGTGGCAGCCTCTCTTCTTCTGGGAACATTGTTGATAAGCCTGTTCCTGATCCTGTCTGTTGCCTCTTTTTTCTACCTCAAACGTTCCAACCAACTCCCGAGCATATTCTACCGCCGCAACAAGG CCTTCATATTCCAACCAAGTGAGACA GCTGTTATGATCCCATCCTCGTCAG TGAGGAAGCCAAGATATGTCAGAAGAGAGCGGCCCTCTGCGTCAACAATGAACAATGCCACCATACCAAGCACATCCACCACTCAAGTCTATAATGTGTAG